In Vibrio coralliilyticus, the following are encoded in one genomic region:
- a CDS encoding YjiH family protein, whose translation MQNNAQSIKQTKGKGNFWMFFIPSLLGLFLFMAPISYDGDITIPVAVLAKSIQAVFGDHLVGMVTSIILFMAATSLLCRIKNPAFIANNPFLNSLFNPSSLWLAVRVIGGLAVAMTFFQVGPEAVWEENTGGLVLEGLLPTLFSVFIFAGLLLPLLLNFGLLELFGTLLSKVMRPVFNLPGRSAIDCMASWLGDGSVGILLTSKQYENKFYTQREAAVVGTTFSAVSITFSLVVLAQVELEHLFLPFYGAICLAGIVAAIIIPRLPPLSMKKDAFIDGTEPAKDADAIPAGHTSVSWGMELALAKASQVKSFKDVFGEGVRNAVDMVFGVLPVVMGLGTIALVIAEYTSVFSFLGQPFIPFLELLGIPEAAAASETIVVGFADMFIPAILASSIDNEMTRFVIAAMSVTQLIYMSEVGALLLGSRIPVNIFELFAIFILRTLITLPVIAGIAHLIF comes from the coding sequence ATGCAGAATAACGCTCAATCTATCAAACAGACGAAAGGTAAAGGCAACTTTTGGATGTTCTTTATCCCTTCTTTACTGGGTCTGTTTCTTTTCATGGCGCCGATTAGCTATGACGGTGATATCACCATTCCAGTCGCCGTACTGGCAAAATCCATCCAAGCTGTATTTGGTGATCACCTTGTAGGCATGGTCACGTCTATCATCTTGTTTATGGCAGCAACATCATTGTTATGCCGTATTAAGAACCCTGCATTTATTGCTAACAACCCATTTTTGAACAGCCTATTTAACCCAAGCTCTCTTTGGCTGGCAGTGCGTGTTATTGGTGGTCTTGCTGTTGCGATGACCTTCTTCCAAGTTGGCCCTGAAGCCGTATGGGAAGAAAATACTGGCGGCCTAGTACTAGAAGGTTTGCTGCCAACGCTATTCTCAGTATTCATCTTTGCAGGTCTACTGCTCCCACTGCTACTTAACTTTGGTTTGCTAGAGCTGTTTGGCACGCTGCTAAGTAAAGTGATGCGCCCAGTGTTTAACTTACCTGGTCGTAGTGCTATAGACTGTATGGCTTCTTGGCTTGGCGATGGCTCAGTCGGTATCCTGCTGACCAGCAAGCAATACGAAAACAAATTCTACACACAGCGCGAAGCGGCTGTCGTGGGTACCACATTCTCAGCGGTATCCATCACGTTCAGCTTAGTCGTTCTTGCTCAGGTTGAACTGGAACACTTGTTCCTACCCTTCTACGGTGCAATCTGTCTGGCGGGTATTGTGGCAGCGATCATCATTCCTCGCTTGCCTCCTCTAAGCATGAAGAAAGACGCTTTCATCGATGGTACTGAACCAGCAAAAGATGCCGATGCTATTCCTGCAGGCCATACAAGCGTGTCTTGGGGTATGGAGCTGGCACTAGCAAAAGCGAGCCAAGTAAAATCATTTAAAGATGTCTTTGGTGAAGGCGTGCGTAACGCGGTAGACATGGTATTTGGCGTGCTGCCTGTAGTAATGGGCCTAGGTACGATTGCTCTAGTGATTGCTGAGTACACGTCGGTGTTTAGCTTCCTAGGTCAACCGTTCATCCCATTCCTTGAGCTATTAGGCATCCCAGAAGCGGCAGCGGCCTCTGAAACTATCGTGGTTGGTTTTGCTGATATGTTTATCCCAGCGATTCTAGCGTCGTCTATTGATAACGAAATGACACGTTTCGTTATTGCTGCTATGTCTGTCACTCAGCTGATTTACATGTCTGAAGTTGGTGCGCTGTTACTTGGCAGCCGTATCCCAGTGAACATCTTTGAACTGTTTGCCATCTTCATTCTACGTACCTTAATCACACTGCCTGTGATTGCCGGTATTGCTCATCTGATTTTCTAA